In Equus przewalskii isolate Varuska chromosome 6, EquPr2, whole genome shotgun sequence, one DNA window encodes the following:
- the LOC103553520 gene encoding olfactory receptor 56B34-like: protein MNTTRSITNNSRFQVSEFILMGFPGIHEWQHWLCLPLALLYLLALGANLLILITIQHEPTLHQPMYHFLGILAVVDIGLATTIMPKILAILWFNSKAISLPECFAQIYAIHTFMAMESGIFFCMAVDRYVAICCPLQYTSIVTEPFVIKVTLSIILRNGLLSMPLPVLAAQRHYCSRNEIDHCLCSNLGVTSLACDDITINRFYQLALAWVILGSDMGLVFASYALIIHSVLKLSSTEAISKALNTCSSHLILILFFYTALIVVSVIHLAEIKVPFIPVLLNVLHSVIPPALNPMVYALRTQELRVGFQRVLSLGKSVARK, encoded by the coding sequence ATGAATACCACCCGGAGTATAACCAATAACTCAAGGTTTCAAGTGTCTGAGTTCATCCTCATGGGTTTCCCAGGAATTCATGAATGGCAGCACTGGCTCTGCTTGCCCCTGGCTCTGCTCTACCTCCTAGCTCTTGGTGCTAATCTTCTCATCTTGATCACCATCCAACATGAGCCTACACTGCATCAGCCCATGTATCATTTCCTTGGTATTTTGGCCGTAGTGGACATTGGCCTGGCTACTACCATCATGCCCAAGATCCTGGCCATCCTCTGGTTTAATTCCAAGGCCATCAGCCTCCCTGAGTGTTTTGCTCAGATCTATGCAATACATACTTTTATGGCTATGGAGTCAGGCATCTTTTTCTGCATGGCTGTTGATAGATATGTAGCCATTTGCTGTCCCCTTCAGTACACCTCCATAGTCACTGAGCCTTTTGTGATCAAAGTCACACTGTCTATCATACTCAGGAATGGCCTTTTGAGTATGCCACTTCCTGTACTGGCTGCCCAGAGACATTACTGCTCCAGGAATGAGATCGACCACTGCCTATGCTCCAACTTGGGGGTCACTAGCTTGGCGTGTGATGACATCACCATTAACAGATTTTACCAGTTGGCTTTGGCCTGGGTTATACTTGGGAGTGACATGGGTCTGGTCTTTGCTTCCTATGCTTTAATTATTCACTCAGTGCTGAAGCTGAGCTCCACTGAAGCAATATCTAAGGCCCTGAATACCTGCAGCTCTCATCTCatcctcattctctttttctacaCAGCCCTTATTGTAGTATCTGTCATCCATCTGGCAGAAATAAAAGTTCCCTTCATCCCTGTTCTCCTCAATGTGCTGCACAGTGTCATCCCCCCAGCCCTTAACCCCATGGTGTATGCCCTGAGGACCCAGGAGCTGAGAGTGGGCTTCCAGAGGGTGCTCAGTTTAGGTAAGAGTGTGGCCAGGAAGTGA
- the LOC103553540 gene encoding olfactory receptor 52L1-like codes for MLLVSFPSSLSEPLMMALSNSSRRLLQPSFFLIGIPGLEESQHWIALPLCVLYLLALVGNVTIIFIILTDSSLHHPMYLFLAMLSGIDLVLSSSTAPKTLAVLLAHAHEIGYTDCLIQMFFIHAFSSMESGVLVAMALDRYVAICHPLHHSTILHPGLIGRIGMAVLVRGFLLLLPFPILLRRLVFCQTTVIGHAYCEHMAVVKLACSETTVNQAYGLAVALLVIGLDVLVIGISYALILQTVLNVPGGEAQLKAFSTCGSHICVILVFYVPGIFSFLTHRVGHHVPHHVHVLLATLYLLVPPALNPLVYGVKTQQIRQRVLRVFYTKGWI; via the coding sequence atgcttttggtttcttttccttcttccctctctgagccatTGATGATGGCCCTTAGTAATTCCAGCAGGAGGCTACTCCAgccttcttttttcctgattGGCATCCCAGGTTTGGAAGAAAGCCAGCACTGGATAGCATTGCCACTGTGTGTCCTTTACCTCCTTGCTCTAGTGGGTAATGTTACCATTATCTTCATCATCTTGACTGACTCATCCTTGCACCACCCTATGTACCTCTTCCTGGCCATGTTATCTGGCATTGACCTGGTCCTGTCCTCCTCCACTGCACCCAAAACCCTTGCAGTACTCCTGGCTCATGCCCATGAGATTGGGTACACCGACTGTCTGATCCAGATGTTCTTCATCCATGCGTTCTCTTCCATGGAGTCAGGTGTACTTGTGGCCATGGCTCTGGATCGCTATGTAGCCATATGTCACCCTCTGCACCATTCCACCATCCTGCATCCAGGGCTCATAGGGCGCATTGGCATGGCAGTGCTGGTGAGGggattcctcctcctcctccctttccctatCCTGTTGCGGAGACTTGTCTTCTGCCAGACCACTGTCATAGGCCATGCCTATTGCGAACATATGGCTGTGGTAAAACTTGCTTGCTCAGAAACCACAGTGAACCAAGCATATGGGTTAGCAGTGGCACTGCTTGTGATTGGGCTAGATGTCCTGGTCATTGGTATTTCCTATGCCCTCATCCTCCAGACAGTGCTGAATGTACCAGGTGGTGAGGCCCAACTTAAGGCGTTTAGCACTTGTGGGTCTCATATTTGTGTCATCCTGGTCTTCTATGTTCCTGGAATATTCTCCTTCCTTACTCACCGCGTTGGCCACCATGTACCCCATCATGTCCATGTTCTTCTGGCCACACTCTACCTCCTTGTGCCACCTGCACTCAATCCTCTTGTCTATGGAGTGAAGACTCAGCAGATCCGCCAGCGAGTACTCAGGGTATTCTACACAAAAGGATGGATCTGA